In Variovorax paradoxus, a single genomic region encodes these proteins:
- a CDS encoding efflux RND transporter periplasmic adaptor subunit, with protein sequence MKTDALPLPAWAFRSARSTARLLFTLTIVAASCWAAWQLWDHYELAPWTRNGRVRADVVQVAPDVSGLVSDVAVRDNQSVAAGALLFAVDRARFELAEQQAEAAVAAQAASVGNQRILIAQAHRENNRNSGLGDLVSQEVREQSRLRLDQANSALRSAEAALRQAQVALDTARLNLRRTEVRAPTAGLVTNLDLRQGAYASAGHPVMALVDADSVYVEGYFEENKLARIHLGDRVRVTPMDADAIEGAVESIAAGIADRDRSIGANLLPSVNPTFNWVRLAQRVPVRVKLGAIPAGTRLVTGQTVTVQVLGASAASAASEAAAAARRSERRG encoded by the coding sequence ATGAAAACTGACGCCCTCCCCTTGCCTGCCTGGGCCTTCCGCAGCGCCCGGTCGACCGCCCGGCTGCTCTTCACCCTGACGATCGTCGCGGCTTCCTGCTGGGCCGCCTGGCAACTGTGGGACCACTACGAGCTGGCCCCTTGGACCCGCAATGGACGCGTGCGGGCCGACGTGGTGCAGGTCGCGCCCGACGTGTCCGGCCTGGTGAGCGATGTCGCGGTGCGGGACAACCAGTCCGTCGCCGCCGGTGCGCTGCTGTTTGCCGTGGACAGGGCCCGCTTCGAACTGGCCGAGCAGCAAGCCGAGGCGGCCGTCGCCGCGCAGGCCGCCTCGGTAGGCAACCAGCGCATCCTCATCGCGCAGGCGCACCGCGAGAACAATCGCAATTCGGGCCTGGGCGATCTGGTCTCGCAAGAGGTCCGCGAGCAATCGCGCCTGCGGCTGGACCAGGCGAACAGCGCGCTGCGCTCGGCCGAAGCGGCGCTGCGGCAGGCACAGGTCGCGCTGGACACTGCGCGGCTGAACCTGCGGCGCACCGAGGTGCGTGCCCCTACCGCCGGCCTGGTGACCAACCTCGACCTTCGACAAGGCGCCTACGCGAGCGCCGGCCATCCGGTGATGGCGCTGGTGGACGCGGACTCGGTCTACGTCGAAGGCTATTTCGAGGAGAACAAGCTGGCCCGCATCCATCTGGGCGACCGGGTGCGCGTCACGCCCATGGACGCCGATGCGATCGAGGGCGCCGTGGAGAGCATCGCAGCCGGCATTGCCGATCGCGACCGCAGCATCGGCGCCAACCTGCTTCCCAGCGTGAACCCGACCTTCAACTGGGTACGGCTCGCGCAGCGCGTGCCCGTTCGCGTGAAGCTGGGCGCGATACCGGCCGGCACCCGGCTGGTCACGGGCCAGACGGTCACGGTACAGGTGCTTGGCGCTTCAGCCGCTTCAGCCGCTTCGGAGGCGGCCGCTGCCGCACGCCGGTCGGAGCGTAGAGGATGA